The genomic stretch ACGAAGATAATACAGGGCGCGTTCTTCTTGCCGGTCTCGAACAGGTCGCGGACACGGCTGGCGCCTACGCCGACGAACATCTCCACAAACTCCGCGCCGCTGATCGAGTAAAACGGCACGCCCGCCTCACCCGCGACCGCCTTGGCCAGCAGCGTTTTGCCCGTTCCCGGAGGCCCCAGCAGCAGGCAACCGCGCGGTATGCGTCCGCCCAGTTTGACAAACTTGCGCGGGTTCTTGAGGAAACTGATAATCTCGCCCAGTTCTTCTTTGGCCTCTTCCGCTCCCGCCACGTTGGCAAAGGTCGTTTTCGACTTGGAGTCGGTCATCAGCTTCGCCTTACTCTTGCCGAAGCTGAACAGGCCTTTGGGCCCCATCCCGCCCTGCATCCGCCCGAGCATGAAGACAAAGAAGGCAATCATCACCAGCCACGGCAGAGCCCCGATCAGATAGGTCCCGAGATCGGGCCGCTTGATTTTCGAATCCAGCGCCACGCCGCTTTTCAGCAAACGCTGCACCATCAGGTCGTCTACGTCCTGCGGCAGCGTCGTGTGAAACTGCTTGCCGTTCTTGTAGAAGCCGTGCAATACCTGGCCGACAATCGTGCCTTCCCGAACCTCCCCGGCGGCAACCTGCTGCTCAAAACGGTAGTAGGGAATCTCCACGTCCGCGGCGCGGTGCTGGAAGAGTTGCGATACCACAATCAAAGCAAGCACAACCAGCAGCAGAATGTAGAGTGTGTGCGTAGCACGACGCCATTCGATTCGGTCTTCAGGTGGTTTCTTGCGCTTTGGATCGCGCTTGCCGTCCGGGTTCTGTTCTGAAGAACTCATTTATCCTCGACTAATGCATAGAGATCGGGCAATTGCCGCCATTGCTGCGCGTAGTCCAGCCCGTATCCGATCACGAACTCGTCGGGAATTTCCATCCCTACGTATTCGACGGGCGAGCCCACTGCCGTAAAGCAGTGTTTCATGAACATGGCCGTCATGACGACGCTGGCAGGATTCTTATCCTGCATATGCTGCCGTAGAAACCCCAGCGACTTGCCGGTGTCTACAATATCCTCCACCAGTATCACGTGCCGGCCCGTCAGATCCATGTCCACATCCTTGGTCAGGGACAGATCTCCGGAACTCATGCCGTCACGGTAACTGGACAATTTGATAAAATCCACTTCGCACGGGATGTTCAATGCGCGGATCAGATCCGCCATGTAGATGAAGCAGCCGTTGAGCACGCCCACCAGCACAGGCCGTTTGTCCCGGTAGTCTTCACGAAGACGGTCGGCAACCTGTAACAGATGCTCCTGAATGGTTTCGCGACTGATCAACATTTTGAAACGGTGCGGCCCTATGCCAATGATCTCAGACGACATTACCTGCGCCAATTTATTCGCCCTCGCTCCAAGTAACCCAGACAATCTCACCCTGCGTTCCATCCGCCGCAATCCGCTCATCCACAATCGTGCCACTCAGCATCATCAGTGGCCCAGCCTCATCTGCCAGTACCAGCACGCGCGACCGTTCGAATGGATCCATTTTCTTTTCAGCCAGCAGATCCGCAATCTTCTTCTCCGGCCTTCGCCGGGGAGTAATCCGGTCTCCCGGCTGCCAGTTCCGTACCACCAAATTGCGTCCCAAAACATCAGAACGCAGACCAATTGCAGCTCCGTTGGGGGGCGTGCTGCCGATTTCAAGTGTTGCCTTGCGGCCGGGGATCTGCCATAGTCCGACAGACACAGGCATTCGAACCTGATCAGCCGGCAAATCCTTCACCAGCCATGCGGTCCGTCCCCTCCGCACCAGTTGAATTCCAAAGGGAAGCGGCAGGGCGGCCTCGGGACCCCGGCCACACAAGAAAGATGTGATCTGCCGTCTCAATTTGGACGGCAACCGTGCGTCCTGTTGACCCGTCAGATGGCCCCACATGACTTCCGCAGGCAAAAAAGTCAAGTTATTAAAATAACGGAAAATCTCGTCAATTGCAAGGCCAACGGCACCTGCCTTCAAGCCCGGCTTATGCACTATGGGAAGCTCATAAACTAATCTTCGCCATACGTTTAGCACACGTTCCAGATCTCGTCCAGCCATCGAAAATCGTTCGATTTGGTGACGATTCCAATACTCCGGGTGCTCCCTAAGTTCAGAGCGTAAACGGTTTCTCTGAAAGCGGAGATCCAGATTGGTAGAGTCTTCGTGAAACGGCAGCCCTGCCCCCGCAACCCAGGCGCGAACCTCACGTCGGAGCACGGTCAGCAATGGTCGCAAAATGTTGCCCCGCCGTGCCGGAATTCCGGTCCATTCATACCAAGGTGCACCGCTGCGCATCCTCATCAGCACCGTCTCTGCCGAATCATCCATCGTGTGCGCCGTCAGAATCCAGCGGCAGTGCATCTCGCTTGCCATCTCCTGCAGCGTCGCATAGCGCAAGCGGCGCGCGGCCGCTTCCAGGGACAGATGCTGATTCTTTGCCTCCAGCGGCACATCCACAGACTTTGCTATGACAGGAATCCGCCGCGGCTCCGTGATCTGAGCAATAGCCAACAGGTCTTTGTCCGCGTCTGTCCGAATGCCGTGATTCACATGCCCGGCCACCAGCCTCGCCGCAGGAATCCGCGCCCCATCCGCAAGCAACGCGAGCAAGCCCTGTGAGTCCGCTCCGCCTGACACGGCCACGAGGAAGCGGTCATCAGGCAAAGTACGCGCATTCAGAAAGCTCGAGATGTGAGACAAGCCATCGAACATGAGACGTTCAACCTGTGCAAAAAGAAAAAGCCTTGCCAGATCTGCAAGGCATGACCACTATGTCTTGAAAGCTGACATGCTGTGCCTCAAGCCATCTTCTTAACGGCCTTGAACTGCAGCGAGCCTGCAAACCGCATCTCCAGATCCTCGGGCGCTGATTTTCCTTTCATCCGGTACCCCGCCCGCCACAAAGCCAAACCAAGACGAAAACTGAGACGTCCCCACGCGCGATGGATTGCGCTCAACGCGGAGATCTGGTTCCACACCCAAAAGGACTCATTCAGCGATTCGCGGAAGGACCAGCCGGGATAAACCTCAATAGCCTCAAAACCCGCTCTGCTGAGCAGTTCACGAACTCCGAGGTGCGTCATGTGGAAGTACGTCTGCTTATCCTGAGCTTCGAGAAAGGCAACCGTTCCCACCAGCGCGCCTCCCGGACGCAGTACCCGGGCAATCTCCGAAATTCCCTTCAGAGGATCGGCCAGATACTGGAAGACCGAGATCGCCGTGACGATATCGAACTGGCTATCGGCGAAGGGCAGTTCGTGACCGTCACAAACATAATCCGAATGGTCTGAGGGGTAGACATCGAAGGCGGTCACCTCCAGCCCGCGGCCTTCCATCCATGCACGGTCGCCGCCCTCTCCGCAACCGTAATTCAGCACGGTCTTGCCGGGCGTCGACACCAGAAGTTCGGCCAAGACTCCGGTTCGCCAGTGATTTCTCAGTCTGCGATGCCGTCGCTCCAGTGTGCGTCCCTTCGGAGCGCTCATGGTCTCCGCCGCCAGTCTACTGCGGCTGGAGATCAGAATAGGAATAGACCGGTATGAATGCCTCGCAAAGCTATGATTGCAGACCTTGCAGCGATACGTGCCATCCGGGGCAGGCAGGAGCGAATTCGCGCCACATTCCACACAGCGTAACGCCACAGCAGTCATGAGGTGTCCACATAACTAAATTCCCACTGCCGAAATTCCGCCAGTGGGCACATTAGAAGACAAGATTGTAGCGGAGGAGGGATTTGAACCCCCGACACCAGGATTATGATTCCCGTGCTCTGACCAACTGAGCTACTCCGCCAAATGCTGACCCGTGCCTCCGCGGCCATCCAGATAAGCCGCCTAATATACGACAAAACCGATCTTCTGTCAAGAGCATTTCGCACGGCCTAGCCTCCCTCCCGTCACAAATCCCCCGGATCCTCCGCACCGTGCATATCTCCTCTTGACTCTTCGCCGAAGCGGCGCTACATTTGCATGGGTGAGTAATGCTCGACAGAGCCTCTCATCTCCGTCGCTCATCGAAAAACTTACACTATATGAACGATTTCAATACTTTACGCGTACTCGTCACTGGCGGCGCGGGGTTCATTGGCTCGCACCTTTGTGAGGCACTCCTGACCCAGGGGGCCAAGGTTGCCGTCTTGGACAACTTTGACCCCTTTTATCCCCGTGCGTCTAAGGAGCAGAACCTCGCGTTCTGCCGCAGTCTCCCCGGTTTTTCGCTGGTGGAGGGCGATCTGCGCGATGCCGACCTTGTCGGACGGCTCTTCGGAGAATTCCGTCCGCAGGCGGTGGTTCACCTCGCTGCCCGGGCTGGTGTGCGGCCTTCCTTGGATGATCCGGCCCTCTACGCCGATGTCAATGTGCGCGGTACTACGGTACTACTCGAGGCGGCGCACCTCACTGGTGTGAAAAACTTCGTCTTCGCCTCGTCCTCTTCGGTGTATGGCAACCGCAACACCGTGCCCTTCCGCGAGAGCGATAACACCGACTTTGCGGTCTCTCCCTACGGTGCCACCAAGAAGGCCGGCGAGGTGCTCTGCCATTCCTATCATCAGGTCTATGGCATAAGCACGGCCTGCCTGCGCTTCTTCACCGTGTACGGCCCGCGCCAGCGTCCCGACCTGGCCATTCGCAAGTTCGTAAGGCTCGCCCTTGCCGGTGAGTCCATTCCGGTTTTCGGCGATGGCACCACTCGCCGCGACTACACGCATGTCCGCGACATCCTCACAGGCATTCTGGGTGCGATCCGCTGGGGACAATCCCCCGAGCCCCGCTACGGCATCTTCAATCTTGGCTCGTCGCACCCCATCGAGCTGCGCGAACTCATATCACTGATCGGCGACTGCATCGGCCATCCCGTCGAGACAAAATCTTTGCCCTTCCAACCGGGTGACGTCGTCCAAACCTTCGCCGATTCAAGTCTGGCTGAACAGGAACTCGGCTTCAAACACGATGTGAATTTCCGCGACGGCCTCAAAGATTTCGTCGCATGGATGAAGCAGCAAACCGAAGGCTGATGGCAATATCGCGGTGTAGGGGCGGGTCTAAGACCCGCCCGCTCTGTTTGAATTACCCCGTCGCGACATCAAAGCGCCCGCATTCCTGCGGGCGTTTTCTATCGGACCTTCCCACTTTGAAAAAAGGGGAACAAGAAGTGGGTTCCGTTCACTTCACAGCGAGCGATTCGTAAACTACCTCTCCCCCCACCACTGTCATCAGTACTCTGGCATCTTTGATCTCGCGCGGCTCGCAGTCGAAGATGTTCTTCGAGAGCACCGTAAAATCCGCCAACTTTCCTGTGCTGATACTGCCCAGATCCTTCTCCCAAAATGCCGCATACGCGCCGCCCGCCGTGTAGGCATGGAGCGCTTCCGCCACGGATAGTCTCTCCTGCGCCAACCAGCCACCCGGCGGCTCATCGTTCTCATTCTGCCGTGTCACCGCCGCATGAAGCCCCGCCACCGCATTCAAATCTTCCACCGGCCAATCCGTGCCAAACGCCAACCGTGCGCCGTGCTTCAGAAGGCTCTTCCAAACATAGGATCGAGCTGTGCGTTCGGCTCCCAATCGCGGTTCGACAAACCGCATATCCGCCGTGCAGTGAATCGGCTGCATCGAAGCAATCACTCCCAATTCCGCAAAGCGCGGAATGTCCCGTTCCCGTAGGTGCTGGCAGTGTTCGATACGTGGCCTGTATTCCGGCCCGCGACCGCTGGCCGTTGCCATCTCAATCGCGTCGAGACAGATGCTGTTGGCCCGGTCTCCAATCGCGTGAATCGCAATCTGATACCCTTCGCGGTGCGCCGCCTTAATCCATCTCCCCAGCGGCCCTTCCCGCACTAACGCTACACCCGTCCCCCCCGTATCGCTGTAGGGCTCCCAGAACGCCGCCGAACGCGACCCCAGCGCGCCGTCGGCAAAACCCTTCAGCGTCCCGTAGCGGAATCCCGTGCGTGACTGCCGCTCAAAGCGGTCTTCCTCGAAATTGAAATGCTCGCTCACACGCCAAAGATTGATCCGGATCCGGCAATCGGCGCTGTCAGCAAAACTTAAGTAGTGGGGAATATCCTCTACCCGCGCACTGGAACTGATCGCCGTCACCCCCAAAGAAAATGCGTACTTTTGAGCACGCAGCAGCGCCTGTCTTGCTTCACTGTTCGACACCGGTGGAATCATCCTCTCCACCACGTGCGCCGCGCTTTCCCGCAGCACGCCGTTCAGTTTTCCCTGTGCGTCCCGCTCGAAGTGTCCACCTGCGGGGTCTTTCACGCTGCCGTCAATCCGCGCGTGAATTAGCGCCGCCGAGTTGACAAACGCGCTGTGCAGATCATGGCTCCAGATAAACACCGGCACATCACTGCAAATGCGGTCGATTTCCAGCCGCGTGATTCTGACCCGC from bacterium encodes the following:
- the hpt gene encoding hypoxanthine phosphoribosyltransferase codes for the protein MLISRETIQEHLLQVADRLREDYRDKRPVLVGVLNGCFIYMADLIRALNIPCEVDFIKLSSYRDGMSSGDLSLTKDVDMDLTGRHVILVEDIVDTGKSLGFLRQHMQDKNPASVVMTAMFMKHCFTAVGSPVEYVGMEIPDEFVIGYGLDYAQQWRQLPDLYALVEDK
- the tilS gene encoding tRNA lysidine(34) synthetase TilS, which codes for MFDGLSHISSFLNARTLPDDRFLVAVSGGADSQGLLALLADGARIPAARLVAGHVNHGIRTDADKDLLAIAQITEPRRIPVIAKSVDVPLEAKNQHLSLEAAARRLRYATLQEMASEMHCRWILTAHTMDDSAETVLMRMRSGAPWYEWTGIPARRGNILRPLLTVLRREVRAWVAGAGLPFHEDSTNLDLRFQRNRLRSELREHPEYWNRHQIERFSMAGRDLERVLNVWRRLVYELPIVHKPGLKAGAVGLAIDEIFRYFNNLTFLPAEVMWGHLTGQQDARLPSKLRRQITSFLCGRGPEAALPLPFGIQLVRRGRTAWLVKDLPADQVRMPVSVGLWQIPGRKATLEIGSTPPNGAAIGLRSDVLGRNLVVRNWQPGDRITPRRRPEKKIADLLAEKKMDPFERSRVLVLADEAGPLMMLSGTIVDERIAADGTQGEIVWVTWSEGE
- a CDS encoding class I SAM-dependent methyltransferase, giving the protein MSAPKGRTLERRHRRLRNHWRTGVLAELLVSTPGKTVLNYGCGEGGDRAWMEGRGLEVTAFDVYPSDHSDYVCDGHELPFADSQFDIVTAISVFQYLADPLKGISEIARVLRPGGALVGTVAFLEAQDKQTYFHMTHLGVRELLSRAGFEAIEVYPGWSFRESLNESFWVWNQISALSAIHRAWGRLSFRLGLALWRAGYRMKGKSAPEDLEMRFAGSLQFKAVKKMA
- a CDS encoding NAD-dependent epimerase/dehydratase family protein, whose product is MNDFNTLRVLVTGGAGFIGSHLCEALLTQGAKVAVLDNFDPFYPRASKEQNLAFCRSLPGFSLVEGDLRDADLVGRLFGEFRPQAVVHLAARAGVRPSLDDPALYADVNVRGTTVLLEAAHLTGVKNFVFASSSSVYGNRNTVPFRESDNTDFAVSPYGATKKAGEVLCHSYHQVYGISTACLRFFTVYGPRQRPDLAIRKFVRLALAGESIPVFGDGTTRRDYTHVRDILTGILGAIRWGQSPEPRYGIFNLGSSHPIELRELISLIGDCIGHPVETKSLPFQPGDVVQTFADSSLAEQELGFKHDVNFRDGLKDFVAWMKQQTEG
- a CDS encoding amidohydrolase family protein, translated to MSGRQFIANAWTGEGAPRRVLIETEGDRITTVVPEGTRPVLAGAITLPDEALLIPGLHDAHAHLVIGGLQLGWCRFQEVKTLEQFSDVFAHYVRQQNGTDWIRGVSLDETRVRITRLEIDRICSDVPVFIWSHDLHSAFVNSAALIHARIDGSVKDPAGGHFERDAQGKLNGVLRESAAHVVERMIPPVSNSEARQALLRAQKYAFSLGVTAISSSARVEDIPHYLSFADSADCRIRINLWRVSEHFNFEEDRFERQSRTGFRYGTLKGFADGALGSRSAAFWEPYSDTGGTGVALVREGPLGRWIKAAHREGYQIAIHAIGDRANSICLDAIEMATASGRGPEYRPRIEHCQHLRERDIPRFAELGVIASMQPIHCTADMRFVEPRLGAERTARSYVWKSLLKHGARLAFGTDWPVEDLNAVAGLHAAVTRQNENDEPPGGWLAQERLSVAEALHAYTAGGAYAAFWEKDLGSISTGKLADFTVLSKNIFDCEPREIKDARVLMTVVGGEVVYESLAVK